One window of the Lepidochelys kempii isolate rLepKem1 chromosome 23, rLepKem1.hap2, whole genome shotgun sequence genome contains the following:
- the LOC140901850 gene encoding butyrophilin subfamily 1 member A1-like, which yields MKRLKPHAQPYWNCQPNDSNVERMGWNSTIRGMCIWTEHLCPEQHQEETDKLKEEKDEMKKELEWRRARNNSDDITPDAGTAHRNLSIADSKSVKHEAQPQKVPPNPERFDSTICVLGSEGFSSGKHYWEVDVGSSTDWDLGVARKSIQRKGKLSLSPKEGFWALGLSGRDYWAKTDPWTRVMVRKKPKKIGVYLSYKDMLVTFFNVTDMSVLFTFNNCSFSGDVYPLFKNSHKETTMRICSIKEE from the exons ATGAAGAGGCTCAAGCCACATGCTCAGCCATACTGGAACTGCCAGCCAAATGATTCCAACGTGGAGCGTATGGGGTGGAATAGCACCATCCGTGGAATGTGCATATGGACAGAACATCTCTGTCCAG AGCAACACCAAGAGGAAACAG aCAAACTCAAGGAGGAAAAGG ACGAAATGAAGAAGGAATTAG aatggagaagggCTCGGAACAATTCAG ATGACATCACACCTGATGCAGGAACTGCCCACCGCAACCTGTCCATTGCTGACAGTAAGAGTGTGAAACATGAAGCCCAACCTCAAAAAGTTCCACCAAATCCAGAGAGGTTTGATTCAACCATCTGTGTGTTGGGCTCTGAAGGATTCTCCTCTGGAaagcactactgggaggtggatGTCGGGAGCAGCACTGACTGGGACCTGGGCGTGGCTAGAAAATCCAtacagagaaaaggaaaacttTCCCTGTCCCCTAAAGAGGGGTTCTGGGCACTTGGTCTGAGTGGGAGAGATTACTGGGCAAAAACAGACCCATGGACCCGGGTCATGGTGCGAAAAAAGCCCAAGAAAATTGGAGTTTACCTCAGTTACAAAGACATGTTGGTGACTTTTTTCAATGTAACTGATATGTCTGTGTTATTCACATTTAACAATTGTTCATTCTCAGGAGATGTTTATCCACTCTTTAAAAATTCACACAAAGAAACAACAATGAGAATTTGTTCAATTAAAGAGGAATAA